From the Corythoichthys intestinalis isolate RoL2023-P3 chromosome 6, ASM3026506v1, whole genome shotgun sequence genome, the window tctgtatctccacagaggaaagaccaaggtgtgtaatttctcccgaaattgcagtttctagttattattcatcttattctccgcgtttttttgagccaacgcacagcccaaaccgtagcaccgatcggcaccgttcaagtatcggcacgaccggatttttcgcgtgacgatgggaatttttcaaaccgccacgaaaaattttccgttcgcccgtaaacggcaattttccggaaaaaaaaaaaagtttcaaaatgtatctagtcctacaatttttgaccaaatcacataatttgggtatcaaaaattccgggacggtgaggggcataaaagttatatacagaatttgggaaaaaattacggttccccagaaatttgccaaaaactgtcccattcatttctaatgggagaatttcccattcatttcaatgggatttccaatggaatttacattgcattgatgccattgacggccatgcatgtcgaatctactgatgccaatgtacttggattcaattgactatatggatgtcgatgccattgactgccatggacgtccaaaatttttcccattcattttcaatggggaaaaaacaaaattaccccaaatcaacagaaaatgaccagatatcaataggacgtgtcccccaaacttccccaattccattgacgcttatgaagggtgccgccattgacttacatggacgtccaaaatttttcccattcattttcaatggggaaaaaactacatttctccaaatcaacagaaaatgaccagatatcaataggacgtatatcccaaacgtccccaattccattgacgcttatggggggtgctgccattgacgtccatggacgtccaaaatttttcccattcattttcaatgggaatttttttttttttccccaaatcaacagaaaatgactagatatcaataggacgtttcccccaaatgtgcccgattgcattgctgcttatggagtgtgatgccattgacgtccacggacgtccaaacttcccattaatttccaatggcatttcttcatgtttgttcattctattgatgccaatgtacttggattccattgacgcttatgtaagttgataccattgacgtccatggacgtccaaaatttttcccattcattttcaatgggaatttttttttttttccccaaatcaacagaaaatgactagatatcattaggacgtgtcccccaaatgtccccgattgcattgccgcttatggggggtgatgccattgacgtccatggacgtccaaacttcccattcatttccaaaggcatttcttcatgtttgttcattctattgatgccaatgtacttggattccattgacgcttatgtaagttgataccattgacgtccatgtacgtccaaaatttttcccattcattttcaatgggattttttttttttttcccaaatcaacagaaaatgactagatatcattaggacgtgtcccccaaatgtccccgattgcattgccgcttatggagggtgatgccattgacgttcatggacgtccaaacttcccattcatttccaatggcatttcttcatgtttgttcattttattgatgccaatgtacttggattccattgacgcttatgtaagttgataccattgacgtccatggacgtccaaaatttttcccattcattttcaatgggaattttttttttttttccaaatcaacagaaaatgactagatatcaataggacgtgtcccccaaacttccccgattccattaacaattatggagggtgctgccattgacggacatggacgtccaattctcccaatcttttctaatggctttaactttgtttagtgccaatgactggcattatggtccattctattgataggcctgagtggggctaagatttgtatctccacagaggaaagaccaaggtgtgtaatttctcccgaaattgcagtttctagttaaacTAGTTTTTCACATAGAAGGAATATAAGCTTAGAAGTAGTGTTGTATCACCTGTCTTTATGGTTTACTACAGTGTTTgttcataaatattttttatttgaaggtgAACTCCTCCATAATTTCTACTGCTCGCgacttttatttcatttatttttttctggatttatttattttacagtaaCTCATGATCAGTCAAGATCAAGATCAGTTTTCCATTAGGTGTTAAAATGAAGTGCATGTTTTACTttacaaaatgtgttttgttttgttttgttttttgcccaAGTGTAACCTTTTAATTTTCTGTCAATTTCAACATTTAAAAGTGTGTGAAAAAGACAACTGACTTACTAGAAATAACATAGAACTTGTTTAATAGATTCAACACATGAGTAAAGTGAGATTTAAATCAAAATGCCATAGCGGTAAAAGATTTCACATAACAAACAATGTGAACAATTGTGATATCACTTATCGAACATTAACAAATGAAAAACATAGAACTATTTTTCTAATTCAATGTCCTGGGATTGTTCTTTTCGTTTGCGGTAGAGGAATACGGCAAGGACAACTGTGACAATGAAGAGTGTGGTGATAGTGACAACGATTGCAGTGACTGCCGTGGTTGTCAGCAATCGTGGACTGCTCACATTGTTGGCCAGGGGCAGTGAACAGTCCAGGTGAAGGTCACAGTGTTTGGTGCCCACCATATTTTCCACCGTCCAGTGATAGCTTCCACACTGCTGCTCGGTGATGTTGAAATGCAAGGTGGCTCCTGTGGGGTCGACAATGGCCTGTGTAGACAAGACCTTATTTCCGCTGGTCTTGGACCAGATGTAATGCAAAGGCGGGGTGCCTTGCAGAGAGCTGCATTTCAGCGTCATACTGTTGTCTTCATCCACACGGCACAGAGGCTGACTGGGTGCCTCTATGACTGTCAGGTCTAAGATCTTCTTGTCCAGTTCTGGTAACTTCTTCACCAGACAGCGGTACATCTCCGTGTCTGACAAACGTACATCTTTGATGATGATAGATGAGTCTCCATTTTGGGGATCGGCTGATGTGAAGTGGACCCTCCCCTCCATTGGTTTGTACAAATCGGAATACAAGCGGCCGCCAGTAAACCAAATGATGGGTTGCTCCTCTCGGTCTGCAGACTCGATACTCCACAAGACCTCCGTGTACTGCTGAGAGTCCTAGGTAGCTGGACACTTGACCCCCTGACGACGTAGTAGTGGTTCATTTCCTTCTGGATTTCCAGAGGGAATGCTGgacaaatgttgaaaaacactccCAGGAGGACAGAAGGCCAGAGGAAGTGCCACATCATTTCTATCACTataaagcatagacttcacatCAGCAATCATGTTTTcattataaatgtaaaaaacaatGGAAAACACTGACGTAAGTTAAATGTATTTTACCTCGATACAAGTTTAAATGTTTTCAATCTGTCATGTTTGCactttaaataaaaactatacaaTTGAGgacagcaattttttttccaaagtgttgaaataaatgaaaacacaTAAACACTGCCATCAGTAACATGTTTTTGCATGATTACAAGTATAAAAGTTATCAGTCATCTTTGCTTAGACtatcaaattaaattaaaaggaaaaaaagttaatacTGCACTATTCAGCTTATGTGGAAACATGATCAATACAAAACACCACAATTCCAATGTCTTTCAAAACAAGTAAATAGGATTTCTTAATTGCTTAACTTTAGGAAGGAAGATGCACACCAACGACAGCAACActtgtctgcttctttggcgttTGGTGTTGTAATTCATAATGAAAAAACAACTTATATCGGAAAGAGAAGATCAAAGCATCAAAGAGTTGAAAGGGACCTgtcattgtgacgtcacgctATTTGTTGACACATATCCGCCGCCATGACAGACGGCTTCGTGtactgctctcacgtgctctcaccttcagttagggttttgttgtttaagaaaaaagttttttttttaaaatgccctgttcaaaatttttcttcccccagaaaattgagattttcagctttccaatgatgtatcacacatgcatatcagacaattttgaaatttggccaaaatgggggtctaagagcagaacttcaagccacctgagtgttttccgccataaataaaTCGATCacgtccacacacatccaagtggtccatttcattcaggagaatAAAATATCGCGTGAAATATGATATAAACACGCTTTTTGCTGTCAGAGGCACTTTAGGCCTTTTCTGTTACACAcacaacaatgttaataaagttatattttatttattttaatgatattattattttgtgatACAATTATACAAGTTGATCGATATTAgctttttctcttaaatattaaaaggacaaaacattatgcagaggtgtacttataataataaaaaaatatataaacaaatgatactatttacagtggttgcagagagttggggagcgcgaaacatttacgtcttccgggAGGAGGacttaacagaaaataattgagaagcactggcctaaGACAAGGTGGAGGAAATTATAAACAGTTTACATTGAATGGCAGTACTAGCACACAATCTTCAAGCTTCCACAGAGGTAAAAGAAATTCCAGTAAAATTCTCTTAAAATAAcggaaatttattttaaattatttagagGCAGCTTATATGGTTGCAGGTCTGTCTTTACGTCTAGGATGCTTTTTATTCTTAATTGAGTTTGCAGGTTATAGGACACATTAAACGTGGAAGCTTTCAAATGATTTGTTTtactttataattaaaaaatacatttgattgggaatgcgtcGACTTTTTATATCCacggtataataataaaatgccagtaccaaactttttattttttacacatGTTCGGTCAAAAGACAGTTTATGCATAATCCAACACTTAACACATAAACCTTTCAAATTGATAAATTTGAACAATttggagatttaaaaaaaaaaaaagttgttgaattgaggcgacaaaaaaagggcaatgcaacataaaatggatcaaatctttaagagcaacgaaagagttgaggaggcttacttatcattaaattttatttgctctgatggggaggttcaggacatcttagctgtcaatgtgcactttgggcttatatttgttcatttatgttaggttacttattcatttccttatgatttaaaaaagtcaatgtttgcgcaatcttcaaaatatattccatttcactctccataatataagtcatttgtacttatttttctgatagtatgttacttacatctttattatataaaaaaatttttttttttttttaagtgtttacattaacttcaagttttttatacatcctatgttcttaagtagttaaaattgagatttggcatttagtatgtgaggaaatgagggaaaataaaaattaggagatggaagttggggttagtgctgtttttgttatcttttattttgcaagtcattgaaaaaatacaattttgaatgaaaatctgtgtttttgtgtgttctagaaataactgctaaaaaagttttctttacatttcagtagtttaagaggtctgaaaaaaatgaaataaataaataaaagttcttgctcagtggcgaccttcacgtcagagagttccggcaagaaattctagccactttcacccctgcttatgaaactaatgtttaataatagcaatataaaacaatttaaaaaataactactGCTTTGCTGCTGTGTGGGAATCTGGCCTCCTAGGGGCAGTGTGGAGCACACATGATCGAAGTCaagatttaattttattaattgaaCTAGTTCTTCACATAGGAGGTATATAAGCTTTGAAGTAGTGTTGTATCACCCGTCTTTATGGTTTACTACAgtgtttgtaaatatttttcatttgaaGGTGAACTCCTGCTTAATTTCTACTGCTCGagtgttttatttcttttttttctgtatttattttacagtaaCTAATGATCAGTCAAGATCAAGATCAGTTTTCCATTAGGTGTTAAAATGAAGTGTATGTTTTACTTTAtgaaatgtgctttttttccccaagagtAACCTTTGTTTTCTGTCAATTTCAACATTTAAAAGTGTATGAAAAAGACAACTGACGAACTAGAAATAACATAGAACTTGTTTAATAGACTCAACACATGAGTAAAGTGAGATTTAAATCAAAATGCCATAGCGGTAAAAGATTTAACATAACAAACAATGTCAACAATTGTGATATCACTTATCGAACAATAACAAATGAACAACATCGAATTATTTTTCTATTTCAGTGTCCTGGGATTGCTCTTTTCGTTTGCGGTAGAGGAATACGGCAAGGACAACTGTGACAATGAAGAGTGTGGTGATAGTGACAACGATTGCAGCGACTGCAGTGGTTGTCAGCAATTGTGGACTGCTCACTGCCAGGGGCAGCGAACAGTCCAGGTGAAGGTCACAGTGTTTGGTGCCCACCATACTTTCCACCGTGCAGCAATAGCTTCCACACTGCCGCTCGGTGATGTTGAAATGCATGGTGGCTCCTGTGAGGTCGACAATGGCCTGTGTAGGCATGACCTGATTTCCACTGGTCTTGGACCAGATGTAATGCAAAGGTGGGGTGCCTTGCAGAGAGCTGCATTTCAGCGTCATACTGTTGTCTTCTTCGTCCACACTGCACAGAGGCTGACTGGGTGCCTCTATGACTGTCAGGTCTAAGATCTTCTTGTCCAGTTCTGGTAACTTCTTCACCAGACATAGGTACATCTCCTTGTCTGACAGACGTACATCTTTGATGGTGAGAGATGCGTCTCCATTTCGGGGATCGGCTGATGTGAAGTGGACCCTCCCCTCCATTGGTTTGTACAAATCGGAATACAAGCGGCCGCCAGTAAACCAAATGATGGGTTGCTCCTCTCGGTCTGCAGATTCGATACTCCACAAGACCTCCGTGTACTGCTGAGAGTCCACGGTGTGAGTGTACGCACAGGGTAACTGGACACTTGACCCCCTGGTGACGTAGTAGTGGTTCATTTCCTTCTGGATTTCCAGAGGGCATGCTGGACAAATGTTGAAAACACTCCCACGAGGACAGATGGCCAAAGGAGGTGCCACATCATCGCCTTGTATACACCTGCaagtaaaagacaaaaacatactGGAATTAATCAAATGCATTTTATGGTTTTTTTCTATCACTataaagcatagacttcacatcactaatcattttttcattaaaaatgtaaaaaacaatGGAAAACAGAATAACACTGACATCAGTTGCATGTATTTTGCCTCGTTAcaagtttaaatgtttttaatcaGTCATCTTAACATTCTAATGTCTCTCAAAAAAAGGAAATAGGATTTCTTACCTGCTTAACTTTAGGAAGGAAGATGCACACCAACGACAGCAACActtgtctgcttctttggcattTGGTGTACTAATTCATAACGAAAAAACAACTTATATCGGAATGAGAAGCTCAAAGCATTAAAGAGTTCAAAgggacctgtcatcatgacgtcACGCTCTTTGTATTGTATAAGTGTAAGCAAAATGAACTATAATACAatgattaaattttattttttcagtctcttttgtgttttttattgcaagtgtaacgggtacacattGTATCTGTTGTGgaacgtggaaacctccccgctGATTTATTCATGTATCAGACCTTTGGAAGGACGCTAACGGctgtgccgttggctcgagcttacaTGAATaaatcggcggggaggtttccacgttcCACAACGGATACAATTTGTACCCGTTactcaagcaaaataaatgaagatagtactaccaaagtatttgtaattgcaatcattttctgggagaaattgagcattatctgaaagaattgcatgggtgccaatacttttggccagcactgtatatagcaatggctgtattgtgagatggtgacccggctgacgtcacattcgcattcttcctcaatccaggaagtcactcattttcatggcgcgggattccaaAAATGGAATAAACAAATCAATCgcgtccacacacatccaagtggtccatttcattcaggagcataaaatacagcgcgaaatatgatataaacatgctttttgctgtcataggcactttaggccttttctgttacatacaaaacaatgttaataaagttatactttatttattttaattattattattcaatgatACAATTATATAAGTTTATCGATATTACCTTTTTCTCTTTaacattaaaaggaaaaaacattaaacagaggtgtacttataataataaaaaaattatgaacaaatgatactatttacagttgttgcagagagttgggggggcgcgaaacatttacatttTCCGGGGggagggcgtaacagaaaataatggaGAAGCACTGGCCTAAGACAAGATGGAGGAAATTATGAACAGTTTACATTGAATGGCAGTACTAGCACACAATATTCATGCTTCCACAGAGGTAAAAGAAATTCCAGTAAAAATTCTCTTAAAATTACGGAAATTTATTTGGAATTACGGTATTCAGAGGCAGCTTACAGGTATATGGTTGCAGGTCTGTCTGTACATCTAGGATGCTTTTTATTCTTAGTTGAGTTTGCAGGTTATAGGACACATTAAACGTGGaaacttttaaataatttattttagtttttacttAACAAAAACATTTGATCGGGAATGCGACGACTTTTTATATCCGcggtataataataaaatgccaAACTTTTTATTTCTTACTCATGTTCGGTCAAAAGACAGTTTATGTATAATCCAACACTTAACACATAAACCTTTCAAATCGCTAAATCTGAACAATttggagatttaaaaaaaaaaaaaaaaaaaaagtccctcaaaaaaagataataaataCATCGAGCTGTTTTTTCAAAGATAGCCCACCCAGTTTTTTTGCTCATCAGTGTCATGTGAGTGAGTGTTGCCTGAGGTTTTCAATAAATTACTTATGAAACTAATGTTTAATTATAacattataaaataaaacaattaaaaaataactacTGATTTGCTGCTGTGTGGGAGTCTGGCCTGTTAGGGGCAGTGTAGCGCACATATTATTAAAGTCAAgatttgattttattaatttaacTAATTTTTCTAATATTAGGAGGAATATAAGCTTGAAGTAGTGTTGTATCATCTGTCTTTATAGTTTACTACAGCGTTTGTTTGTAAATATTCTTTATTTGAAGGTGGACCCCTCCATAATTTCTACTGCTaccgagttttattaatttttttacgtatttattcattttacattAACTCATGATCAGTCCAGATCAGTTTTCCATTAGGTGTTGAAATAAAGTTGATGTTTTACTTTacaaaatgtgctttttttccccccaagtgtAACCTTTCAGTTTTCTGTCAATTTCTaaatttatatatgtatttaaaaaaaaacaaccgacATACTAGAAATAACATAGAACTTGTTTAAtagattcaaaagtgagattaaagtgagataaaaatcaaaatgccattGCGGTAAAAGATTTAACATaacaaaaaatgtcaacaaTTTGTTATCAAACATTAACAAATGAACAACATCgaattatttttccatttcaatGTCCTGGTGTTGCTCTTTTCGTTTGCGGTAGAGGAATACGGCAAGGACAACTGTGACAATGAAGAGTGTGGTGATAGTGACAACGATTGCAGCGACTGCAGTGGTTGTTAGCAATCATGGACTGCTCACATTGTTGTCCTGGGGCAGCGAACAATCCAGGTGAAGGTCACAGTGTTTGGTGCCCACCATACTTTCCACCGTGCAGCGATAGCTTCCACACTGCCGTTCGGTGATGTTGAAATGCAAGGTGGCTCCTGCG encodes:
- the LOC130917842 gene encoding coxsackievirus and adenovirus receptor homolog; amino-acid sequence: MNHYYVTRGSSVQLPCAYTHTVDSQQYTEVLWSIESADREEQPIIWFTGGRLYSDLYKPMEGRVHFTSADPRNGDASLTIKDVRLSDKEMYLCLVKKLPELDKKILDLTVIEAPSQPLCSVDEEDNSMTLKCSSLQGTPPLHYIWSKTSGNQVMPTQAIVDLTGATMHFNITERQCGSYCCTVESMVGTKHCDLHLDCSLPLAVSSPQLLTTTAVAAIVVTITTLFIVTVVLAVFLYRKRKEQSQDTEIEK